The sequence AACCTTTTTTGCCTCACCCGTCCTCAATACTCCATTATCGACAAAGATACACGTTAATTGATCACCGATAGCTTCATGCACGAGAACTGCTGTAACAGTAGAATCAACCCCTCCACTGATACCACATACAACCTTTTTTTTTCCAACCATCTCTTTTATTTCTTTAGTGGCCGTCTCAATAAAAGACTTCATTGTCCATAATGGTTTGCAACCGCATATCTTGAATATAAAGTTTTTAAGAATTTTATTGCCCATCTGAGTATGAACAACCTCAGGATGAAATTGTAATGCAAAAAATTTCTTTTTTGTATGAGCCATTGCTGCTATCGGAGAATTATCAGTATGTGCTAAAATCTGGAAATCTGGAGGGCAACGCTCAATACGATCACCATGACTCATCCAGACTATACTTCTTTTTGGTATATCATCAAAGATTTTGCCGTTTCTATTAATTATTAGTTCTGCCTTGCCATATTCTCTTTGTTGTGCCTTTGCAACTTTTCCGCCAAGACAGTGCGCCATAATCTGCATACCATAACAAATGCCAAGAACCGGGATATTAAGTTCAAATATTGTTAGGTCAGGAATCGGTGCTTTTAAATCATATACGCTCGATGGTCCACCTGAAAGAACTATTCCTTTTGGTTTAAATTGTTCTATTTTTTCAAAAGGAAAGTTATATGGATAAATTTCAGAATATACTTTGAACTCTCTAATACGTCTTGCAATTAATTGTGAATATTGAGAGCCAAAATCGAGGACTAATATTTTTTCACTATAAGTCATTTGTCATTAATTACTTTTATTAGCCCTGATTATTCATAAACTATGGTTAATCAGACAGGACATAGTATTTATGCTCATTCTCAGTCTTCGACCTCCTAGGTATCTCGCCTCAATCCCCCCTTTAATTCCCCCTTGCTAAGGGGGTATATTTGAATACCGGTGAAATAAATCCGCTAAAATACTATGTCCTGTCTATATCTTAAAAATTTTCATATAAAATGAATTAGCACATTTAATAACTATTGACTTATAACTCATGATTTTACTGCTACCATTCAGGCCTGTAATTCGGGGCCTCTTTTGTGACTATGACATCATGCACATGACTTTCTCTTAGACCAGCATGGGTTATTTTTATAAATCGTGCCTTCTTCCTGAGCTCATCAAGGGTTCTGCAACCACAGTAACCCATACCAGAACGAAGTCCGCCGATTAATTGATGAACACTCTGTGAGAGAGGACCTTTATATGGCACCCTTCCCTCTACCCCCTCGGGAACAAGCTTGGCAGACTCTACCCCAGCCTGCATATATCTGTCTTTAGCTCCTTGCTCCATGGCACCAATAGAACCCATACCTCTGTATACTTTATAACTACGTCCCTGGAAAAGTACTAATTCACCTGGAGATTCATCTGTTCCTGCAAATAAACTTCCTATCATCACAGAATTAGCACCTGCTGCTATAGCCTTTGTAATATCACCAGAATATTTGATACCTCCATCAGCAATAATTGGTATCCTGAATTTCTTTGCAACACTAAAACATTCTCTTATAGCTGTTATCTGAGGAACACCGGTTCCAGCGACTATTCTCGTAGTACAGATTGACCCGGGGCCTATTCCTATCTTTATACCATCAGCACCTCCTCTTATAAGATCCCTTGCTGCTTCAGCAGTAGCAATATTACCCGCTATTACATCTATGTCAAATCTCTTTTTCAATTCCTTTAACATAGTAATAACAGGTTGTGAATGTCCATGTGCCGTATCTATCACAATAACATCAACCCCTGCACTAATTAACATTTCTGCTCTTTCCAGATGTTTTATTCCTGTCCCAATAGCAGCTCCTACTCTAAGCCTACCAAGTTTATCCTTACAAGCATTAGGATATTTTTTTCTTTTTTCTATATCCTTTATTGTTATCAACCCTTTAAGATTATTATCTTCATCAACAATAGGCAACTTTTCAATCTTGTATTTGTGTAATATCTCCATCGCTTTGTCAAGTGTTGTTCCAACTGGTGCTGTAATAAGATTCTTGCGTGTCATTACCTTAGAAACTGTCTTGTTAAATTTAGTCTCAAAACGTAAATCCCTGTTAGTTATTATACCTATCAACTTTTTTCTATCTGTTACTGGCACACCAGATATCCTGTATCTTTCCATCAGAGACATTGCCTGTGAAATTGGAGCATCAGGTGGTATTGTAATGGGATCAACAATCATCCCGCTTTCAGATTTTTTTACTTTGTCTACTTCTGATTTCTGCTTCTCAGGACTCATCGCTCTATGTATAATTCCCATGCCACCTTCTCGTGCTATAGCTATAGCAAGGTTCGCTTCAGTAACAGTATCCATCGCAGCACTTATTATGGGGATATTGATTTTAATATTACGTGTTAGGAGTGTAGTCGTATCTACCTCTTTGGGAAGCACCTCTGATTTTGCAGGTATCAATAATACATCATCAAACGTTAAGCCTGTTATCATTTCTTCATTAATCATTTTGTGTTTCTGAATTTAAAGTTTAACATTTTGACATCCTTTAAAGCAATTTGTCAAAATTAATTTATATACAAAATTCGAAAGAAAATTATGTCCAAAAATATACGTAATTTTTCAATAATAGCTCATATTGATCATGGCAAATCCACACTCGCTGACAGGATACTCGAATATACAGGAGCTCTTGGCGCAAAGGAAATGACCGACCAGGTTCTTGACTCCATGGATCTTGAAAGAGAAAGAGGGATTACAATTAAGGCTCACACAGTAAGATTAAAATATCGAGCAGAAGACGGTCAGGAATATATTTTAAATCTTATTGATACTCCAGGGCATGTGGATTTTTCCTACGAGGTTTCAAGGAGTCTTGCTTCATGCGAAGGTGCTTTGCTTGTTGTTGATGCATCACAAGGTGTCGAAGCACAGACAGTTGCTAATGCTTATCTTGCTCTGGAACATAATCTTGAGATGATTCCAATTATAAACAAGATAGACCTTCCAAGTGCTGAACCTGAAAAGACAAAAGAACAGATTGAAGATGCAATTGGCATTGACTGTTCCGATGCAATTCTAACAAGCGCAAAAGAGGGAATAGGAACTAAAAAAATTCTTGAATCAATTATTAAGAATATCCCTCCACCAGAAGGCGATGATCAAAAACCTCTAAAAGCCCTTATTTTTGACTCCTGGTTTGATAATTATCAGGGAGTAATAGTTCTTGTGAGAATATTTGATGGCTATATCAAAGCTGGTAAAAGAATCAAACTAATGGCAACAGATAACGTATTCGAAGTATCCAGTGTAGGAATCTTTTCGCCAAAGATGGAGTCTGTCAATATTCTTTGTTCTGGTGAGGTAGGGTATATCATAGCAGGCATTAAAAATGTAACAGAAACCAAGATAGGAGATACTATAACCGATGCAGATGACCCTGCTAAAGAACCGTGTCCTGGATATAAGGACATCAAACCAATGGTTTTCTGTGGTATCTATCCGACCAGTCCTCATCAATATGAAAATCTTAGAGATGCTATGAACAAATTAAGACTGAATGATGCATCATTCAGTTATGAACCCGAAACATCTTTAGCACTAGGTTTTGGTTTCAGATGCGGTTTCCTTGGATTGCTTCATATGGAGATTATACGTGAAAGACTTGAAAGGGAATTTAATCTCTCACTTTTAAGCACTGCACCAACTGTTATTTATAGAGTTACAAAATCAAAGGACGATATCTTTTTTATAGAAAATCCTGCTTTATTGCCAGATCATTATGAAAAAATAGAAGAACCTGTTGTAATTGCAACAGTCTTTTCTCCTAAGGATTTTATTGGACCAATTCTTGATTTATGTCAGGAAAAAAGAGGTATTCAGAAAAATTTTACATTTATCGGCAAAGACAGGATTAGAGTGGAGTATGAACTACCTCTCAATGAGATATTATGGGATTTCTATAACCGTTTAAAATCTATTTCAAAGGGATACGCATCTTTAGACTATGACTTTTTAGGATACAGGGAATCCGATCTTGTAAAACTTAATATTCTACTTAATGGGGAATTAGTAGATGCTCTCTCTTTGATAGTTCACAGGGAAAATGCTTATTATAAAGGACGTGATTTATGTGAAAGGCTGAAAGATGTCATTCCACGACAATTGTTTGAAGTTATCATACAGGCGTCTATTGGAAATAAAATTATAGCAAGAGAAAGTATAAGACCACTCAGGAAAGACGTTACTTCCAAATGCTATGGTGGTGACATTACACGAAAAAGAAAGCTGCTTGAAAAACAGAGAGAAGGCAAGAAAAAAATGAAACAATTCGGGAAGGTCGAACTTCCTCAGGAGGCCTTTTTAGCTGTCTTAAAAGTTAGATGACAGGCAAATCTCAATGGTTGAATTCTTATACATTCATATACCGTTCTG comes from Nitrospirota bacterium and encodes:
- the guaB gene encoding IMP dehydrogenase; protein product: MINEEMITGLTFDDVLLIPAKSEVLPKEVDTTTLLTRNIKINIPIISAAMDTVTEANLAIAIAREGGMGIIHRAMSPEKQKSEVDKVKKSESGMIVDPITIPPDAPISQAMSLMERYRISGVPVTDRKKLIGIITNRDLRFETKFNKTVSKVMTRKNLITAPVGTTLDKAMEILHKYKIEKLPIVDEDNNLKGLITIKDIEKRKKYPNACKDKLGRLRVGAAIGTGIKHLERAEMLISAGVDVIVIDTAHGHSQPVITMLKELKKRFDIDVIAGNIATAEAARDLIRGGADGIKIGIGPGSICTTRIVAGTGVPQITAIRECFSVAKKFRIPIIADGGIKYSGDITKAIAAGANSVMIGSLFAGTDESPGELVLFQGRSYKVYRGMGSIGAMEQGAKDRYMQAGVESAKLVPEGVEGRVPYKGPLSQSVHQLIGGLRSGMGYCGCRTLDELRKKARFIKITHAGLRESHVHDVIVTKEAPNYRPEW
- the guaA gene encoding glutamine-hydrolyzing GMP synthase → MTYSEKILVLDFGSQYSQLIARRIREFKVYSEIYPYNFPFEKIEQFKPKGIVLSGGPSSVYDLKAPIPDLTIFELNIPVLGICYGMQIMAHCLGGKVAKAQQREYGKAELIINRNGKIFDDIPKRSIVWMSHGDRIERCPPDFQILAHTDNSPIAAMAHTKKKFFALQFHPEVVHTQMGNKILKNFIFKICGCKPLWTMKSFIETATKEIKEMVGKKKVVCGISGGVDSTVTAVLVHEAIGDQLTCIFVDNGVLRTGEAKKVEETLRRYFHMNIDCVDASERFLKKLEGVKDPEKKRKIIGNQFIKVFEEEAVKIKGVEFLAQGTLYPDVIESLPFKGPSATIKSHHNVGGLLKRMKLKLIEPLRELFKDEVRVLGKELKIPEEIINRHPFPGPGLAIRVIGEVTKERCDILRKADTIVLEEIKKAGLYKKMWQAFAVLLPVKSVGVMGDERTYENVIAVRAVHSLDGMTADWVRIPYDILERISNRIINEVRGVNRVVYDISSKPPSTIEWE
- the lepA gene encoding elongation factor 4, whose translation is MMSKNIRNFSIIAHIDHGKSTLADRILEYTGALGAKEMTDQVLDSMDLERERGITIKAHTVRLKYRAEDGQEYILNLIDTPGHVDFSYEVSRSLASCEGALLVVDASQGVEAQTVANAYLALEHNLEMIPIINKIDLPSAEPEKTKEQIEDAIGIDCSDAILTSAKEGIGTKKILESIIKNIPPPEGDDQKPLKALIFDSWFDNYQGVIVLVRIFDGYIKAGKRIKLMATDNVFEVSSVGIFSPKMESVNILCSGEVGYIIAGIKNVTETKIGDTITDADDPAKEPCPGYKDIKPMVFCGIYPTSPHQYENLRDAMNKLRLNDASFSYEPETSLALGFGFRCGFLGLLHMEIIRERLEREFNLSLLSTAPTVIYRVTKSKDDIFFIENPALLPDHYEKIEEPVVIATVFSPKDFIGPILDLCQEKRGIQKNFTFIGKDRIRVEYELPLNEILWDFYNRLKSISKGYASLDYDFLGYRESDLVKLNILLNGELVDALSLIVHRENAYYKGRDLCERLKDVIPRQLFEVIIQASIGNKIIARESIRPLRKDVTSKCYGGDITRKRKLLEKQREGKKKMKQFGKVELPQEAFLAVLKVR